The genome window TGCAGTTGCAAGACTATGTGGTGGATGTCTTTCTTTCCGTTAAAGGTGAGTCTGTATTCACTACTTCTTACGCTTTGGCTCCGGGGCATTCTTTACGATGTCCATGCACTGCTCGTAAGTAAGTTCTGCAGCTTTCTCGTGGAGTGCCTTCGGCATACGGTAGTTCTTGCCATCATAGGCAATATAAGGACCGTAACGACCGTTCATCACTTCCATCTTGGCATCTTCTTCAAAAGTCTTCAAGTGACGCTGTGCATCCTGCAGACGCTTCTTCTGAATAAGGTTGATAGCGGCATCAAGGCTGATGGTAAGCGGGTCTTCCTCCTTTGGAAGTGAGGTGTACTTCTTGTTATGGAGCACGTAAGGACCGAAGCGACCAGCACCGATCACAACGTCTGTACCCTCAAACTGACCTACCTTACGTGGCAGCTTGAACAATTCCAACGCTTCCTCAAGGGTGATGGTTTCCATGCTCTTGTCTGACGGAAGCTGTGAGAATCGTGGTTTGTCCTCATCATCTGCACTGCCAATCTGCACAACCGGACCGAAACGACCAATCTTAACGAACACCGGCTTGCCTGTCTTTGGCTCGACACCAAGCTCACGTTCGCCTGCCTTATGCTCGGAACGGGCATTCATAACCTTCTCCACCTCTGGTTCAAAACCTTGATAAAAGGTCTTCATCTTCTTATTCCATTCAGCCTTTCCTTCAGCAATCTTATCGAAATCCTGCTCAACTTTGGCTGTAAAGTTATAGTCCATAATCTCCGGGAAGTTCGCCATAAGAAAGTCGTTCACAACAATTCCGATGTCTGTCGGGATGAGTTTGCCCTTGTCTGCACCAGCCATTTCCTTCTTGGTCTTGGAAGTTACCTTCAGACCAAGGAGTGAGTCAACAGCATACTTACGCTCTTCACCCTTGCGGTCACCCTTCTGTACGTATTCACGTTGCTGGATGGTTGAGATTGTCGGAGCGTATGTTGACGGGCGACCGATGCCAAGTTCTTCAAGTTTGCGCACCAGACTTGCCTCCGTATAACGGTTAGGTCCCTGTGAATAACGCTCTGTTGAAACGATTTCACGACGTTCAAGTTCCTCGCCTTCGTGCATTACCGGCAGCGCATGTGAGAACTCCTCGTTGTTTTCATCATCGTCAGTCGATTCGTTATAAACTTTCAGGAAGCCCTCGAAAGCAATCACTTCGCCGTTGGAAACAAACAGCAGATCAGTGTTGTTCTTGCCATCTTCCGCCTCAAGTGATATGTTTACAGTGGTCTTCTCTATCTGTGCATCAGCCATCTGCGACGCAATGGTGCGCTTCCAGATAAGGTCGTAAAGACGCTTCTCCTGGCTTGTCCCTTCGATAGAAACATTATCAATATATGTAGGACGGATAGCCTCGTGCGCCTCCTGCGCCCCTTTGCTATGGGTCTGATACTTTCTTACTTTACTATAATTCTCACCATAGAGCCGCTCAATCTCCTCCTTGCAGGTGCTGACAGCCAAACTGGAAAGATTCACACTGTCGGTTCGCATGTAAGTAATACGTCCTGCCTCATACAATCGCTGGGCAACCATCATCGTCTGACTTACGGTGAAGCCGAGCTTTCTTGCAGCTTCCTGCTGCAGTGTTGAGGTTGTGAACGGAGGAGCCGGGGTGCGTTTCAAAGGTTTCTTTGCTATCGATGAAACCTTGAATTTTGAAGTCTTGCACAGTTCAAGGAAGTCCAAAGCCTCCTCATGTGTCTTGAAACGCTTGCTCAATTCAGCCTTTACTTCACTCTTCGAGCCATCCTCACCGGTTACAGCAAAGACTGCATTCAATCGGTAGTAAGGCTCAGAATTGAAGTTCTGTACCTCACGTTCGCGCTCTACAATCAACCTCACGGCAACGCTCTGCACACGTCCGGCACTCAAAGCCGGCTTTACCTTGCGCCACAGCACCGGTGAAAGACGGAAGCCTACCAGGCGGTCGAGTACGCGACGGGCCTGCTGTGCGTTCACAAGATTCATATCCAGACGGCGTGGCGACTCAATTGCTTTCAATATGGCGGGCTTGGTAATCTCATGGAACACGATACGATTCGTTTTCTCTTCATCCAGCCCTAACACCTCACAAAGATGCCAGCTGATAGCTTCTCCCTCGCGGTCCTCATCGGAAGCCAACCAGACTTTCTTGGCTGCTTTAGCACTTTTCTTCAGTTCACTGACTACTTTCTTCTTCTCGTCAGGGATTTCATAATCGGGATTCAACGTGTCGAGATCAATGCTAAGTTCCTTCTTTTTCAAGTCGCGGATATGACCATAAGACGACATAACCTTATAGTCCTTACCGAGAAACTTCTCAATGGTCTTAGCCTTTGCCGGGCTCTCTACTATTACCAAGTTTTCTTGCATAATCAATCTTGTACATTTTTTCAAGGGCGCAAAAGTACTTAAACTTTTTGCTTACACCTTATATAATAGACAAAATTTCTACTTTTTTAAGTTTTCTACCTCCATCTGCAAAAAGTCATGCAGTGCCTGACGGATGGAACGAAGACCGAACTGTTCGGTATGAACCTCTGCCAATGGCACCCATGTAGCCTCATCTACATCATCCGCCACCTTGAGAGCGGTCTCATCCTCTACCTTACAGATGAAGAAGGCATCAAGTGTAGGTATATCAAAACCACTGTAACGGTACTTGTTAGGAAGTGAACAGAAGTAACTTTTCTCCTTGACAACAAGGTTGGTTTCCTCTTTTATTTCACGTATCAATGCCTCGCCAATGGTCTCGCCAATATCACAGAAGCCTCCGGGGAGGTCTAACGTTCCACGTCCTGGATCAAACTTCCTGCGTGTAACGAGCAATTCCCCTTTACCGTTCAGGATGAATGCAGCCACAGCAGAACTCGGATTAAGGAAATACTCGAAGCCACAACTCTCGCAGCGTTTGCTTTTCTCGTTCTGTTCTACAAAACGCTTACTTCCACATACGGGACAATACCGAAACTTATCTAATACGTGCATGTCTGAATGATAGATGATAAATACTGGATGATAACTATTTTTTTTAAAATAAGAAAGGGAGTGATAATGAACCGCTGGATATTGAATCAGCTAATTAAAAGATAGTTGTTAACAGTCATACGAAATCATTAAAATTCGTTTATACTCCATATCTTTTATTATTTCTGTCTGCAAATATACTAAAAACTCTAAACATCTACTATTGAAATCGTATCTTTTTGTTAACTTTGCAATAATACGTTCAAAATCTCATGCTTTATTCCTGCTTTTTATTACAGCAACGTTCCGTTTCCTGGTAGATTGTACCATAACCGAATGGAAGGAAGAGCGATGAAAACGAACTAAAACAACTAAACAGAGTATAGAATGAATTTAAGAAAACTATTTCTCACATTCGGACTGGCTGCTGCTGCCATGACGATGAACGCCCAGAGCACTTTCGATGTAAAACTCTATAACGGGCGTCCGCCTTACAACAACGGCGATCCAAATGATACCGCTAAGGTACGTGTCTTCCTTCCGACAGAGAAAGAAGCTACAGGACGTGCCGTAATCATCTGCCCAGGTGGTGCCTACGAGACACTATCAATGGACAAAGAGGGTTATGACTGGGGGGAGTTCTTCCAGAATCACGGCATTGCAGCCATCGTATTGAAGTACCGCATGCCACATGGTGAGCCCGAGGTCCCCGTTTCTGACGCCGAGCAGGCAATGAAGCTCGTCCGTATGAACGCAACAAGCTGGAGAATCAATCGCAATGACGTTGGTATCATGGGCTTCTCTGCCGGTGGTCATCTCGCTGCAACGATTGCTACAAGAAGCCAGGGAGAGGCTAAGCCGAACTTCCAGATACTCTTCTACCCCGTCATTTCAATGCTGGAAGGCTACGGTCACGACAGAAGCCGCCTCAACTTCCTGGGCAAGAACCCCGGCAAGCGTGACGAGAAGAAGTACAGTGCTGACATGAACGTGAGCCGTGTAACGCCACGTGCATTCATTGCGCTCAGCGATGACGACGATTCCGTACCGCCAGCAAACGGCGTAAACTTCTACACCGAACTTTACCGCAATGACGTTCGCGGTTCTCTCCACGTCTATCCCGGCGGCGGTCATGGCTGGGGCAGCAAGATCGGGTTCCGCTATCATGAGGAGATGATGATGGACCTCAAGGCATGGCTGAAGAGTTTTTAAACCCCACCTTCTTTATCTCTTTCCCCGCTTGACAGACCCCTTGTCTATACAAAACACTTGAGGGAGAGAACACCATACAGGCATACTTCCTGACGACAACTTGAGTCCGATGCAAGAGCCATCCCATAAACACCGACCTTACAGGCAGCTTATGGGATGTTCCTTGCATCGGACTCACTGTTTAAAAAAAGACCCACCAGAACCAACATCCAACGAACAGTCAAGTCTCATCGCCCGCCTCTTTCCACCATTTAGAAGTTCTTTCGGCGAATTAGAATGCCTCAAAATGGAGATGTTATGCTGCGAATCAAACGGACAATTTTAATAGAATTACCCGTGTACTGACTTCAAGACGGGACTACCATATGCACTGATTGCCTGCACGGCGTGACCATCACCCATAATGTATAGGACGTGCTGCATCCCACCTTGTGCATACGGTCTTCACACCTGCCCTTTGCTCTTCAGTGAGAGCCTTGGAGCACAGATTCTCAACACTTTTCCTGGTGCGCCCGCCCTCTACTTCGATGACATTTCCTGTATCTCCGTAATAGAGCATACTCACATACTCATGCCCCCGTCGGATTGACTTCTCATCCATACAGACATGCTCATAGATGTGCCTGCCGTCACGCCGATTCAATCCCCATTCAACAGCTCGTTGCATCACTCCATGCACCTTATCCACACCCTCTCTCTAAAAGGAGAGGGGAGCAATTAGCCCCGAAAGGACTACCAAACACTATTGCCTATCACTGCCCATCATCACCCAACACCGATTATCACTGCCCATCAACACCCAACTATCAACACCCAACACCAATTATCACTACCCATCAACACCCAACACCCAACACCCAACACCCAAATTATCTTCATGAAAACAATTCGGAACCAATCAATAAAATGACACGGCAAAAATGGTTCTTAAAATAGAATTTAACGGATAATGACAATAAAATAGACTATAATATAAATAACAAAAGACTATATTGTCATCTAAAGCAATTCATCATATAGAAAGAAGAATATCAAAACTTCCAATAAAAAACAGGGACGCACACTTCGCTCTCTTCCCAAGAATTTT of Prevotella fusca JCM 17724 contains these proteins:
- the topA gene encoding type I DNA topoisomerase, with amino-acid sequence MQENLVIVESPAKAKTIEKFLGKDYKVMSSYGHIRDLKKKELSIDLDTLNPDYEIPDEKKKVVSELKKSAKAAKKVWLASDEDREGEAISWHLCEVLGLDEEKTNRIVFHEITKPAILKAIESPRRLDMNLVNAQQARRVLDRLVGFRLSPVLWRKVKPALSAGRVQSVAVRLIVEREREVQNFNSEPYYRLNAVFAVTGEDGSKSEVKAELSKRFKTHEEALDFLELCKTSKFKVSSIAKKPLKRTPAPPFTTSTLQQEAARKLGFTVSQTMMVAQRLYEAGRITYMRTDSVNLSSLAVSTCKEEIERLYGENYSKVRKYQTHSKGAQEAHEAIRPTYIDNVSIEGTSQEKRLYDLIWKRTIASQMADAQIEKTTVNISLEAEDGKNNTDLLFVSNGEVIAFEGFLKVYNESTDDDENNEEFSHALPVMHEGEELERREIVSTERYSQGPNRYTEASLVRKLEELGIGRPSTYAPTISTIQQREYVQKGDRKGEERKYAVDSLLGLKVTSKTKKEMAGADKGKLIPTDIGIVVNDFLMANFPEIMDYNFTAKVEQDFDKIAEGKAEWNKKMKTFYQGFEPEVEKVMNARSEHKAGERELGVEPKTGKPVFVKIGRFGPVVQIGSADDEDKPRFSQLPSDKSMETITLEEALELFKLPRKVGQFEGTDVVIGAGRFGPYVLHNKKYTSLPKEEDPLTISLDAAINLIQKKRLQDAQRHLKTFEEDAKMEVMNGRYGPYIAYDGKNYRMPKALHEKAAELTYEQCMDIVKNAPEPKRKK
- a CDS encoding NUDIX domain-containing protein; this encodes MHVLDKFRYCPVCGSKRFVEQNEKSKRCESCGFEYFLNPSSAVAAFILNGKGELLVTRRKFDPGRGTLDLPGGFCDIGETIGEALIREIKEETNLVVKEKSYFCSLPNKYRYSGFDIPTLDAFFICKVEDETALKVADDVDEATWVPLAEVHTEQFGLRSIRQALHDFLQMEVENLKK
- a CDS encoding alpha/beta hydrolase, which translates into the protein MNLRKLFLTFGLAAAAMTMNAQSTFDVKLYNGRPPYNNGDPNDTAKVRVFLPTEKEATGRAVIICPGGAYETLSMDKEGYDWGEFFQNHGIAAIVLKYRMPHGEPEVPVSDAEQAMKLVRMNATSWRINRNDVGIMGFSAGGHLAATIATRSQGEAKPNFQILFYPVISMLEGYGHDRSRLNFLGKNPGKRDEKKYSADMNVSRVTPRAFIALSDDDDSVPPANGVNFYTELYRNDVRGSLHVYPGGGHGWGSKIGFRYHEEMMMDLKAWLKSF
- a CDS encoding transposase, producing the protein MDKVHGVMQRAVEWGLNRRDGRHIYEHVCMDEKSIRRGHEYVSMLYYGDTGNVIEVEGGRTRKSVENLCSKALTEEQRAGVKTVCTRWDAARPIHYG